One segment of Micromonospora parathelypteridis DNA contains the following:
- a CDS encoding aldehyde dehydrogenase family protein, whose translation MVTDGLLSVSSDMISIARWTLRTPPASGVSVGVGPGVDEFRSAMDAMVSLSRPSKRLHVPVTVLEPTIARGPRRPYVTPSPQDGPGVPLRGPLEGAAMLDKPIRTPSIEVVEVGCLIAGEWVTTGPRLERVGPWVRQSVSAARQADEDDVTAALEYARRGAKTTARLSPAARAAVLERATAAATEQRDRLARLLALELGKPVKDGLGEIDRVADTFAVAAAEARRIGGEVLPVAGWARGVGTTAFTHRAPVGVALAITPFNAPANLLAHKLAAAFAAGNTTIVKPPPQAPAVSAAIVALLLDSGMPPEAVQVLNGEGRLGAALCGAPDVGVVSFTGSVATGAAVARAAGAKRLVMELGGNAATIVCEDADVGAAARICAATGYSNSGQSCISVQRIYVHRGRYDEFLAAFTGEVEKLSVGDPLDPTTDVGSMVDDDAAERVVAWAAEAEAAGATVTTGGRRDGATVVPTVVASPPVDARLIRDEVFGAVVSVLPYDNFDDVVAACNDSRYGLQAGLFTNDVRRIVRAWRELEVGGLVVNGSSNFRLDHVPFGGVKDSGFGRESPRWMIDDYTVVKTLLLRGMSLFGDQEGTR comes from the coding sequence ATGGTTACCGACGGTCTGCTCTCTGTCAGCAGCGACATGATTTCCATCGCGCGCTGGACGCTGCGGACACCGCCCGCATCAGGGGTGTCTGTGGGTGTCGGCCCCGGTGTTGATGAGTTTCGTTCGGCCATGGATGCCATGGTCTCTCTCTCGCGTCCTTCGAAACGGCTTCACGTCCCCGTAACGGTTTTGGAACCAACTATTGCCAGGGGACCTCGCCGCCCGTACGTTACACCTAGTCCGCAGGACGGTCCAGGAGTGCCACTACGCGGTCCACTCGAGGGAGCGGCGATGCTCGACAAGCCCATCCGTACGCCATCGATCGAGGTCGTCGAGGTCGGATGCCTCATCGCTGGCGAGTGGGTCACGACGGGACCGCGACTCGAACGCGTCGGACCCTGGGTGCGGCAGAGCGTCAGCGCCGCCCGGCAGGCGGACGAGGACGACGTCACCGCCGCACTCGAATACGCACGCCGTGGCGCGAAAACGACCGCCCGCCTCTCGCCAGCGGCACGAGCCGCAGTGCTGGAGCGCGCCACCGCTGCCGCGACCGAACAGCGGGACCGCCTGGCGCGGCTACTGGCGCTGGAACTCGGCAAGCCGGTCAAGGACGGTCTGGGCGAGATCGATCGGGTCGCGGACACGTTCGCCGTCGCCGCAGCCGAGGCCAGGCGTATCGGGGGAGAGGTCCTGCCGGTCGCCGGCTGGGCCCGGGGTGTGGGGACGACCGCCTTCACACACCGTGCGCCGGTCGGCGTGGCTCTGGCGATCACGCCATTCAACGCGCCGGCCAACCTGCTGGCGCACAAGCTCGCGGCAGCGTTCGCGGCGGGAAACACGACGATCGTCAAGCCGCCGCCGCAGGCGCCGGCGGTGTCCGCGGCGATCGTCGCGCTCCTGCTCGACTCTGGAATGCCCCCGGAGGCCGTTCAGGTGCTCAACGGTGAGGGCCGGCTCGGGGCTGCTCTGTGTGGGGCCCCGGACGTCGGCGTCGTCAGCTTCACCGGCAGCGTCGCCACCGGTGCGGCGGTCGCCCGTGCGGCCGGCGCCAAACGGCTCGTCATGGAACTCGGGGGCAACGCCGCCACGATCGTGTGTGAGGACGCGGACGTCGGGGCAGCCGCCCGGATCTGCGCCGCCACCGGATACAGCAACTCGGGACAGAGTTGCATCTCGGTTCAGCGGATCTACGTCCACCGTGGGCGCTACGACGAGTTCCTGGCCGCCTTCACCGGCGAGGTGGAGAAGTTGTCGGTCGGCGATCCGCTCGACCCGACCACCGACGTCGGGTCGATGGTCGACGACGACGCGGCCGAACGCGTGGTCGCCTGGGCCGCCGAGGCGGAGGCCGCAGGTGCGACCGTCACGACCGGCGGCCGCCGGGACGGCGCCACCGTCGTGCCGACCGTAGTGGCTTCGCCTCCCGTCGACGCACGGTTGATCCGCGACGAGGTGTTCGGCGCGGTGGTCAGCGTGTTGCCCTACGACAACTTCGACGATGTGGTCGCCGCCTGCAACGACAGCCGTTACGGACTGCAGGCAGGGCTTTTCACCAATGACGTCCGGCGGATCGTGAGAGCGTGGCGCGAGCTTGAGGTCGGTGGCCTCGTCGTCAACGGCTCATCCAACTTCCGACTCGACCACGTCCCGTTCGGCGGGGTCAAAGACTCCGGGTTCGGGCGCGAATCACCGCGCTGGATGATCGACGACTACACGGTTGTGAAGACGTTGCTGCTGCGTGGCATGTCCCTGTTCGGCGATCAGGAAGGCACGCGATGA
- a CDS encoding thiamine pyrophosphate-binding protein, giving the protein MTLDQLVDTAAHRDTVPAAEAMVAQLESYGVEYVFGTCGHTNIALLDAIGRSSIRFIIARHEQTAAHAADGYARATGKPGVLLLHVGPGMTNAVTGVLTAAMDSVPLVAIAGDIPSYYYGRHPHQEINLHADADQAAIYRPFVKRAWQVHRAGDLARFTQRAFSTATTGRPGAVLLSVPMDHFSRPVPRETADGFPLVTPERPGLQAAVAGRIADLLVAAERPLVYLGGGLRRGPGLDALRSLIEHLDIPVAHSLMAKGTLPDSHPLLLGMPGFWGLEVTNRHTREADVVLALATRFAETDTSSWDPRYTWQFPPGHLIQIDIDPAEIGRNFPVAVGAVADVSDAVRAIDTAVRERQPTPRQRPELRETITATRRALFSESRERGTSAQFPLRPERILADLRAILPPDSILVTDVGWNKNGVAQCYELPDEGRFITPGGASTMGFGPAAAVGVQIAQPDRTVVALIGDGGMGAQLPAVPMAVEQGAPVIFVVMNNRSHGTISDLQSANFGRSYGCDFVGPDGLPYSPDFAAYGRACGADGYSIATAEELGSALRSAVEARRPAVLDVPMINEPVPTPGHWNIKDIYRGVFD; this is encoded by the coding sequence ATGACTCTCGACCAACTTGTGGACACCGCCGCGCACCGGGACACGGTCCCCGCGGCGGAGGCCATGGTGGCCCAGCTCGAGTCGTACGGGGTGGAGTACGTCTTCGGCACCTGTGGACACACCAACATCGCACTACTCGATGCCATTGGGCGCAGCAGCATCCGGTTCATCATCGCCCGTCACGAACAGACGGCCGCGCATGCGGCCGACGGCTACGCCCGCGCCACCGGCAAACCCGGCGTCCTGCTGCTGCACGTCGGCCCCGGCATGACGAACGCGGTCACCGGCGTGCTCACCGCCGCGATGGACTCGGTGCCGCTGGTGGCGATCGCCGGCGACATCCCGTCCTACTACTACGGCCGGCATCCGCACCAGGAGATCAACCTCCATGCTGACGCCGACCAGGCGGCGATCTACCGTCCCTTCGTCAAGCGGGCGTGGCAGGTGCACCGAGCGGGTGACCTGGCGCGGTTCACCCAGCGCGCCTTCTCGACCGCGACCACCGGGCGTCCGGGCGCAGTGCTGCTCAGCGTGCCGATGGACCACTTCTCGCGTCCGGTCCCGCGGGAGACCGCGGACGGGTTCCCGCTTGTGACACCGGAGCGGCCGGGCCTGCAGGCTGCCGTCGCTGGACGGATTGCCGACCTGCTCGTGGCCGCCGAGAGGCCGCTGGTCTACCTGGGCGGCGGCCTGCGGCGCGGACCAGGACTCGACGCCCTGCGCTCGCTGATCGAGCACCTCGACATCCCCGTCGCACATTCGCTCATGGCCAAGGGGACCCTGCCCGACAGCCATCCGCTCCTGCTCGGGATGCCAGGCTTCTGGGGCCTTGAGGTGACCAACCGGCACACCCGTGAGGCTGACGTCGTCCTGGCGCTGGCCACCCGGTTCGCCGAGACCGACACCAGCTCCTGGGACCCCCGCTACACCTGGCAGTTTCCGCCCGGGCACCTGATCCAGATCGACATCGACCCGGCGGAGATCGGCCGCAACTTCCCGGTCGCGGTGGGCGCCGTCGCCGACGTCTCGGACGCCGTGCGCGCCATCGACACCGCTGTCCGTGAACGACAGCCCACGCCGCGCCAGCGGCCCGAGCTGCGCGAGACCATCACCGCGACCCGTCGTGCGCTCTTCAGCGAGAGCCGGGAACGCGGCACCAGCGCCCAGTTCCCGCTGCGACCCGAGCGGATCCTGGCCGACCTGCGGGCGATTCTCCCGCCGGATTCCATCCTCGTCACCGATGTGGGATGGAACAAGAACGGCGTCGCCCAGTGCTACGAGCTGCCCGACGAGGGGCGGTTCATCACACCCGGTGGCGCTTCGACGATGGGCTTCGGCCCAGCGGCAGCGGTCGGTGTCCAGATCGCTCAGCCCGACCGGACCGTCGTCGCCCTGATTGGCGACGGCGGCATGGGCGCGCAACTGCCCGCGGTGCCCATGGCGGTCGAACAGGGCGCCCCGGTCATCTTCGTCGTGATGAACAACCGGTCCCACGGCACGATATCCGACCTGCAGTCGGCGAACTTCGGGCGCAGTTACGGCTGCGACTTCGTCGGACCCGACGGCTTGCCGTACAGCCCGGACTTCGCCGCCTATGGCCGGGCGTGCGGCGCCGACGGCTACAGCATCGCCACGGCCGAGGAACTGGGCTCCGCCCTGCGCAGCGCCGTCGAGGCACGCCGCCCGGCGGTGCTGGACGTGCCCATGATCAACGAGCCGGTCCCGACACCGGGGCACTGGAACATCAAGGACATCTACCGGGGGGTCTTCGACTGA
- a CDS encoding branched-chain amino acid ABC transporter permease, producing the protein MQVFLQTFIGGMSLGAIYALVALGFSLVYRTMGLVNFAHGSVVMIGAYLASTFYLTVRLPFALAMVVAIGVTGLIGIIIERVLRPLENKDFDLMLIGTIGFGIVLEALAIVIWGATGRAVPSPVPAAPLDVLGIRIRTYDLVVLAIAAVATVLLVLFLQRTKRGIAMQAVAMDHQAATAVGIHVGRSNSMAFMIGAGLATLAGGLVGPLLYVSPAMGGALGIKGFAGAILGGFGSIPGAILGGISIGVIDSFAAGHFQGYSELVTFLIFTMIIMIRPTGIFGERTVNRA; encoded by the coding sequence ATGCAAGTCTTTCTGCAGACGTTCATCGGCGGGATGAGCCTCGGCGCGATCTACGCTCTTGTCGCGTTGGGCTTCTCGCTCGTCTACCGCACCATGGGCCTCGTCAACTTCGCGCACGGCAGTGTCGTGATGATTGGCGCCTACCTTGCGTCGACGTTCTACCTCACGGTGAGACTCCCCTTCGCTCTGGCCATGGTGGTGGCGATCGGGGTCACCGGGCTGATCGGCATCATCATCGAGCGGGTGCTGCGGCCGCTGGAGAACAAGGACTTCGACCTCATGCTGATCGGCACGATCGGCTTCGGAATCGTGCTGGAGGCGCTCGCGATCGTCATCTGGGGTGCGACCGGACGTGCGGTGCCGTCGCCCGTACCGGCAGCACCCCTGGACGTCCTCGGCATCCGCATCCGGACGTACGACCTTGTCGTGCTCGCCATCGCGGCCGTCGCGACGGTCCTGCTGGTCCTCTTCCTTCAGCGGACGAAGCGTGGCATCGCGATGCAGGCGGTGGCCATGGACCACCAGGCCGCAACCGCCGTCGGCATCCATGTCGGGCGGAGCAACTCGATGGCGTTCATGATCGGGGCAGGCCTCGCCACGTTGGCCGGCGGCCTCGTCGGCCCGCTGTTGTATGTGAGCCCCGCGATGGGCGGAGCGCTCGGCATCAAGGGCTTCGCCGGGGCGATCCTCGGCGGCTTCGGCAGCATCCCGGGCGCGATTCTCGGTGGGATCAGCATCGGGGTGATCGACTCGTTCGCGGCTGGGCACTTCCAGGGCTACTCCGAGCTTGTCACATTCCTGATCTTCACCATGATCATCATGATTCGCCCGACCGGCATCTTCGGCGAGAGGACGGTGAACCGGGCATGA
- a CDS encoding ABC transporter substrate-binding protein — MTRRYRRTFAASLLAIGVVFAGACSAPGEESAGEDGKTGPIKIAIANAQSGQLSSLGAWELKGAKLAIDEWNKKGGIDGRQIETGVFDSQGDPTVGTNVARKIASEGYIAMLGTAESAVTIAMAPILRQEEIPNITSGQSPGLIAVKSPFLFLNGPTSLTYDETLAEHVVDKRGIKSIALITNNGSYGKGEHDAFTKALAARGVTPVADQVVTTDQKDFSAALTNIRQRKPQLIFVGAEEVQSGLIVKQARDLGITAPFAGAAPQGTPVFIDTAGASNTEGTIVSTPYLSNEVSDASRTFAAAYLAAFGEPAEMHGAKAYDGAQILLTALKNTNVASGKELADAIRAVKHQGLLGSFAYDETGVGIFATSIGTITAGKLVPTQG, encoded by the coding sequence ATGACTCGACGCTATCGGCGTACGTTCGCCGCCTCGCTCCTCGCCATCGGAGTGGTCTTCGCTGGCGCCTGCTCCGCCCCTGGGGAGGAGTCCGCCGGTGAGGACGGGAAAACCGGCCCCATCAAGATCGCCATCGCCAACGCGCAGAGCGGCCAGCTGAGCTCGCTCGGCGCCTGGGAACTCAAGGGCGCCAAACTCGCCATCGACGAGTGGAACAAGAAGGGCGGCATCGACGGCCGTCAGATCGAGACCGGCGTCTTCGACAGCCAGGGCGATCCGACGGTCGGCACCAACGTCGCACGCAAGATCGCCAGCGAGGGCTACATCGCGATGCTCGGCACCGCCGAGAGCGCGGTGACGATCGCCATGGCGCCGATTCTCCGGCAGGAGGAGATTCCCAACATCACCTCCGGCCAGTCGCCGGGCCTGATCGCCGTCAAGAGCCCCTTCCTGTTCCTCAATGGCCCGACCAGCCTGACCTACGACGAGACGCTGGCCGAGCACGTCGTCGACAAGCGCGGGATCAAGAGCATCGCTCTCATCACCAACAACGGCTCCTACGGCAAGGGCGAACACGACGCCTTCACCAAGGCGCTCGCCGCCCGCGGTGTGACGCCGGTGGCCGACCAGGTCGTCACCACCGACCAGAAGGACTTCAGCGCGGCCTTGACGAACATCCGTCAGCGTAAGCCGCAGCTGATCTTCGTCGGTGCGGAGGAAGTGCAGTCCGGTCTGATCGTCAAGCAGGCGCGCGACCTCGGTATCACCGCTCCCTTCGCCGGTGCCGCGCCGCAGGGCACGCCCGTGTTCATCGACACCGCCGGGGCGAGCAACACCGAGGGGACGATCGTGAGCACGCCCTACCTCAGCAACGAGGTGAGCGATGCGTCGCGCACATTCGCCGCCGCCTACCTGGCAGCGTTCGGCGAACCCGCCGAGATGCACGGCGCAAAGGCCTATGACGGCGCGCAGATCCTGCTGACCGCCCTCAAGAACACCAACGTGGCCTCGGGCAAGGAACTCGCCGACGCGATCCGTGCGGTCAAGCACCAGGGCCTGCTGGGCAGCTTCGCGTACGACGAGACGGGCGTCGGGATCTTTGCGACCTCGATCGGCACGATCACCGCAGGCAAGTTGGTCCCGACCCAAGGCTGA
- a CDS encoding ABC transporter ATP-binding protein, with protein MTVTRGTSDGTNVSTERQLVVDGLSVRYGGVTAAHDVSFTVQAGQSVGIIGANGAGKTSTLKALMGLVPRTVRSIRYGDVDLTRVPGRNMVRHGIGYVPEGRHVFPGLPVERNLLLGAYTRRWKGATLDTLDEVYELFPVLREMRGRLAGALSGGQQQMLAIGRALMSAPQLMLLDEPSMGLSPKLVSEIVAVLKKLNERGLSILLVEQNAQLTFEVTTECLVMENGVVAMTDSSEALRQNPQVRKIYLGL; from the coding sequence ATGACAGTCACCCGTGGCACGTCCGACGGCACCAACGTCAGCACCGAGCGCCAGCTCGTCGTCGACGGCCTCTCCGTCCGCTACGGCGGGGTGACGGCTGCCCACGACGTGTCGTTCACCGTGCAGGCGGGACAGTCGGTCGGCATCATCGGCGCGAATGGCGCTGGCAAGACCTCGACGCTCAAGGCGCTGATGGGCCTGGTCCCGCGCACCGTGCGGTCGATTCGATACGGTGACGTGGACCTCACGCGTGTGCCGGGCCGCAACATGGTCCGCCACGGGATTGGCTACGTGCCGGAAGGTCGGCATGTCTTCCCCGGCCTTCCGGTGGAGAGGAACCTTCTCCTCGGCGCCTACACCCGCCGGTGGAAGGGCGCGACGCTGGACACGCTCGACGAGGTCTACGAGCTGTTTCCGGTCCTGCGCGAGATGCGCGGTCGGCTCGCCGGTGCGCTGTCCGGCGGGCAGCAGCAGATGCTCGCGATCGGGCGCGCACTGATGTCGGCACCGCAGCTGATGCTCCTTGACGAGCCGTCGATGGGCCTCTCGCCGAAGCTGGTCAGCGAGATTGTCGCCGTACTCAAGAAGCTCAACGAACGCGGTCTCAGCATCCTGCTCGTCGAGCAGAACGCACAGTTGACATTCGAAGTGACCACGGAGTGTCTCGTCATGGAGAACGGCGTCGTCGCCATGACCGACTCCTCCGAGGCACTCCGTCAGAACCCCCAGGTACGCAAGATCTATCTCGGCCTCTGA
- a CDS encoding outer membrane protein assembly factor BamB family protein, whose protein sequence is MTNIDRRNVLKGVAATAVAAAVAPAASAAPAQAGGRHGGGHQRPSAADLARFDTPGDRDFPKVGGNLGNQNYTALRGIDRGNIRRLRGAWVNRIEGGLASGSSQSTAVAVGGVLYIESALGNVVAVDGATGQTRWRYDQTRGTLTRRGVAVGGGYVFTKSNENYVIALDQETGQVAWEHQVNGFGNIEKVAVVYHDGLLFCGTNDGPRGAALALDAQNGEVLWHFWGTPGPGELGNDTWEGDSWMDGGATPWIHPAVDPELGLTYWTFGNARGNNSSQDGSARGGQNLFANSLVALDLRTGAYRWHFQSIHHDIWDMDNVMSPVLADVSIRGRTRKVVIYGSKSGMFFILDRLSGTAPLGVVERPVPQEPRQKTWPTQPFPAQGGWTEQRIVDQPLGTAVPGDPNRAVPNYVQGALYDPHWETPILSIPGHGGGGDWSHLSFSHRTGLVYNGFGYVAAAHSLTESSNGLRPPGEYQTGGIVAVDVRTNLVKWKRRMPYSLAHGNGILTTASDLMFIGQPDGNLLAMDARNGRELWRFQTGAAISSSPIMYRVGNKEYLAVYAGGTSIPYGNSAPRGDFLWAFEIGGDLGPAPTPPPPVIRRPVSGGPVEGTAVANTVVIGRTYNASTGEIGATESFAVAGMAPTHLRIPVGTAVTFTNHSGNAGVRGATQFFEGLFNVRLAPGESFQYTFTKVGEYFYNDPGSPRSTGKIEVY, encoded by the coding sequence ATGACGAACATCGATCGAAGGAATGTACTGAAGGGCGTGGCCGCGACAGCCGTGGCTGCCGCGGTCGCGCCCGCCGCCTCAGCCGCTCCGGCACAAGCCGGTGGACGGCACGGTGGTGGTCACCAACGACCATCGGCCGCCGACCTCGCCCGATTCGATACGCCCGGCGACCGGGACTTCCCGAAGGTCGGCGGCAACCTGGGCAACCAGAACTACACCGCACTGCGCGGCATCGACCGGGGGAACATTCGCCGTCTGCGCGGGGCCTGGGTCAACCGGATCGAGGGCGGTCTCGCCTCGGGCAGCAGCCAGAGCACGGCTGTCGCCGTCGGCGGAGTGCTCTACATCGAGTCCGCGCTCGGCAATGTCGTCGCCGTCGACGGTGCCACCGGGCAGACCAGATGGCGGTACGACCAGACTCGCGGCACCCTGACCCGACGCGGCGTGGCAGTCGGTGGCGGCTACGTCTTCACCAAGTCGAACGAGAACTACGTCATCGCGCTCGACCAGGAGACCGGCCAGGTCGCCTGGGAGCACCAGGTCAACGGCTTCGGCAACATCGAGAAGGTCGCCGTCGTCTACCACGACGGTCTGCTGTTCTGTGGCACCAACGACGGTCCCCGTGGCGCCGCCCTCGCCCTCGACGCCCAGAACGGCGAGGTGCTGTGGCATTTCTGGGGCACTCCGGGCCCCGGCGAGTTGGGCAACGACACCTGGGAGGGCGACTCCTGGATGGATGGCGGCGCCACACCGTGGATCCACCCGGCCGTCGACCCCGAGCTCGGCCTGACCTACTGGACGTTCGGCAACGCCCGTGGCAACAACTCGTCGCAGGACGGGTCAGCGCGGGGCGGGCAGAACCTGTTCGCCAACTCGCTCGTCGCGCTGGATCTGCGGACCGGCGCCTACCGCTGGCACTTCCAGTCGATCCACCACGACATCTGGGACATGGACAACGTGATGTCGCCGGTCCTCGCCGACGTCAGCATTCGGGGACGCACCCGCAAGGTGGTCATCTACGGCAGCAAGTCCGGCATGTTCTTCATCCTCGATCGCCTCAGCGGCACGGCGCCGTTGGGCGTCGTCGAGCGGCCGGTGCCGCAGGAGCCACGCCAGAAGACGTGGCCGACCCAGCCGTTTCCCGCGCAGGGTGGGTGGACCGAGCAGCGGATCGTCGACCAGCCCCTGGGCACCGCCGTCCCCGGCGACCCCAACCGCGCGGTGCCCAACTACGTGCAGGGCGCCCTCTACGACCCGCACTGGGAGACGCCCATCCTCTCCATCCCGGGCCATGGCGGCGGCGGAGACTGGTCGCACCTGTCGTTCAGTCACCGCACCGGCCTGGTCTACAACGGCTTCGGGTACGTCGCGGCCGCGCACTCACTGACCGAGAGCAGCAACGGGCTTCGCCCGCCCGGCGAGTACCAGACCGGGGGAATCGTCGCCGTCGACGTTCGGACCAACCTGGTGAAGTGGAAGCGGCGGATGCCGTACTCGCTGGCACACGGCAACGGCATTCTCACCACCGCCAGCGACCTGATGTTCATCGGCCAGCCCGACGGCAACCTGCTGGCGATGGACGCGCGCAACGGTCGCGAGCTGTGGCGGTTCCAGACGGGCGCGGCGATCAGCTCCAGCCCGATCATGTACCGCGTCGGCAACAAGGAATATCTCGCGGTGTACGCCGGCGGAACCAGCATCCCGTACGGGAACTCGGCGCCACGCGGTGACTTCCTCTGGGCCTTCGAGATCGGCGGAGACCTCGGTCCGGCCCCGACGCCGCCACCCCCGGTGATCCGTCGGCCGGTCTCCGGCGGGCCGGTCGAGGGCACTGCGGTGGCGAACACGGTCGTCATCGGGCGCACGTACAACGCCTCCACGGGCGAGATCGGCGCCACGGAGTCGTTCGCGGTCGCCGGTATGGCGCCCACGCACCTGCGGATCCCGGTCGGCACGGCCGTGACGTTCACCAATCACTCCGGCAACGCCGGCGTGCGAGGGGCGACGCAGTTCTTCGAAGGGCTCTTCAACGTACGGCTCGCGCCCGGTGAGTCGTTCCAGTACACGTTCACCAAGGTGGGCGAGTACTTCTACAACGACCCGGGAAGCCCTCGCTCCACCGGGAAGATCGAGGTCTACTAG
- a CDS encoding branched-chain amino acid ABC transporter ATP-binding protein/permease, whose protein sequence is MRYRLGGLAALAVVAWMLPYQLNSYTMHVVNVMLLYAILAVGLGLAMGIAGQINLAQVAFFGVGAYATAVLTVKAGLGFWMAALLAILATAAVGLVVGTPALRVQSHYLGIVTLGLALAFTNWVTNSEVAGGAEGISGIPRPELPGIDLSNAYLYYYVELALFALTLGFGLFVVHTSLGRRMRAMRDDSLAAGAVGVEVPALRMTAFLLASVYGGVAGVLYSGLIGYVAPETFSIANMFLLLAMVIIGGRQSLVGCVVGAIALALVREVLIDYPTYAQVAYGTVVVLTVVFAPTGLAGLPRRLNSVARRLGWRRRPEQQAASLSPFRPYEPGPAPVDDAAPILEVRNLSMHFKGVKAVADVSILVPARQIRGIVGPNGSGKTTLFNVISGLYRPTAGRVLLDGRDVTAARPHALAHAGIARTFQNLRLFPALTVRDNVLVALDPSRVRGTWRYLLLPLGVWRRDRALRREADDLLDRFGLRAFADSQPTALPYGTQRRVEIARAMAARPRLLLLDEPAAGLNGDEVRQLCDIIRSIRDAGVNVVVIEHNMGMVMSLCDHVTVLAHGAIIADGPPDEVAVSPEVIEAYLGETMAMPAPAVSEAQR, encoded by the coding sequence ATGAGGTACCGGCTCGGCGGTCTGGCGGCGCTGGCGGTCGTCGCCTGGATGCTCCCGTACCAGCTCAACTCGTACACCATGCACGTCGTCAACGTCATGTTGCTGTACGCGATCCTCGCGGTCGGTCTCGGCCTGGCCATGGGCATCGCCGGGCAGATCAACCTGGCTCAGGTCGCGTTTTTCGGCGTGGGGGCCTATGCCACGGCTGTCCTCACCGTCAAGGCGGGCCTGGGTTTCTGGATGGCTGCCCTGCTCGCCATCCTCGCCACGGCGGCGGTCGGCCTGGTCGTGGGTACCCCCGCGCTACGCGTGCAGTCCCATTACCTGGGCATCGTGACACTCGGGCTCGCACTGGCCTTCACCAACTGGGTGACCAACTCCGAGGTCGCTGGCGGCGCGGAGGGCATCTCGGGCATCCCGCGGCCGGAACTGCCCGGCATCGACCTGTCCAACGCGTATCTCTACTACTACGTCGAGCTCGCGCTGTTCGCGCTGACCCTGGGTTTCGGCCTCTTCGTCGTGCACACCTCGCTGGGCCGGCGGATGCGCGCGATGCGCGACGACTCCCTCGCCGCCGGCGCGGTCGGCGTCGAGGTGCCCGCGCTGCGGATGACCGCCTTCCTGCTCGCGAGCGTCTACGGCGGCGTCGCGGGCGTGCTCTACTCCGGGCTGATCGGGTACGTGGCACCGGAGACGTTCAGCATCGCCAACATGTTCCTGCTCCTCGCCATGGTGATCATCGGAGGGCGGCAGAGCCTGGTGGGTTGCGTGGTCGGCGCGATCGCACTCGCACTCGTCCGCGAGGTGCTGATCGACTATCCGACCTACGCGCAGGTGGCGTACGGCACGGTCGTGGTCCTCACCGTCGTGTTCGCACCGACCGGGTTGGCCGGCCTTCCCCGCCGTCTGAACTCCGTGGCGCGGCGGCTGGGCTGGCGTCGTCGGCCGGAGCAGCAGGCAGCCTCCCTGAGCCCGTTTCGGCCGTACGAGCCCGGGCCGGCGCCGGTCGACGACGCTGCGCCCATCCTGGAGGTCCGCAACCTCAGCATGCATTTCAAGGGCGTCAAGGCCGTCGCCGACGTCTCCATCCTCGTGCCGGCCCGGCAGATCAGGGGCATCGTCGGCCCGAACGGTTCGGGCAAGACCACGCTCTTCAACGTGATCAGTGGGCTCTACCGGCCGACCGCGGGACGCGTGCTCCTCGACGGTCGCGATGTCACCGCGGCAAGGCCACATGCCCTGGCACACGCCGGCATCGCGCGGACGTTCCAGAACCTGCGGCTCTTTCCGGCGCTGACCGTGCGGGACAACGTTCTGGTTGCCCTCGACCCGAGCCGGGTCCGCGGTACCTGGCGCTACCTCCTGCTCCCGCTCGGCGTATGGCGGCGCGACCGTGCCCTGCGTCGGGAGGCCGACGACCTGCTCGACCGGTTCGGTCTGCGAGCCTTCGCCGACAGCCAGCCAACAGCGCTGCCGTACGGCACCCAACGCCGGGTCGAGATCGCCCGCGCGATGGCCGCCCGACCGCGACTCCTGTTGCTCGACGAGCCAGCGGCAGGCCTCAACGGCGATGAGGTCCGGCAGTTGTGCGACATCATCCGCTCGATTCGCGACGCCGGCGTCAACGTCGTCGTCATCGAACACAACATGGGGATGGTCATGTCCCTGTGTGACCACGTCACCGTCCTCGCCCACGGCGCGATCATCGCCGACGGGCCGCCGGACGAGGTTGCGGTCTCACCCGAGGTGATCGAGGCCTACCTCGGCGAGACGATGGCCATGCCAGCACCGGCCGTGTCGGAGGCCCAGCGATGA